Proteins encoded together in one Chelonoidis abingdonii isolate Lonesome George chromosome 1, CheloAbing_2.0, whole genome shotgun sequence window:
- the LOC116823807 gene encoding alpha-2-macroglobulin-like protein 1, whose product MPGQKVKFRILSLNEEFVPLDSKYSVIELQDPNSNRIGQWLDVRPRQGIVDLSFQLADEPSLGTYTIDVASTKASSTFRVEEYVLPKFEVFFEGPIQIYALDKTFPLRVCGRYTYGRAVQGTIWVTLCQKAWQYKQPPRHFGTDICEEYSGQTTSRGCFSTSVSMAVFNLTSSEYDSKLSAEAFLVENSTGVQINASSQFLISRTAVTATFEELDDYYIPGVPYRGKIKLQDHCGDIMKSTKVYLMISYMGRRFNKTYITDGTGRASFNMDTIAWNSSSVSLEGRFNLEDLVQEPGKINIDYVNTYQYLQPFHVTTKSFLKIHPLPGMLPCGLQQNVQVTFALSRKDLGEGASRMDFAYYVTGKAGIVIRGQKNIRIGKLSTLKGSFSIPLTFTSNVAPAPSLVVYAIFPSKGVAADSIQFDVAMCFKNQVKMGFSAKETLPGSTVQLHLQAASGSVCAVWAVDKSMLLMRPEKELTNQTVYELFPFIHRHGYPHQVEEYPDLCVRLPPLLPLVSQRPWYPYQPDVFNLFRSVGLKIFSNLMIKKPTQCYYPIDKRPTAPSLRPIGNLEAPPESTIPGRVRQYFPKTWLWDLISVGRTGHRDVPVTVPDTITEWKAGMFCMARLGFGLAPTTSLVTFQPFFVDVTLPYSVVREETFTLKATVFNYLQQCIQIQVSLAKSPDFQLELCRSCRYIHCLCAEESRTFSWSVTATTLGVVNITVSTVVMNNTPQCGGRRTFPRAMPRKDTLVKPLLVQPEGVLMEKAHSCLLCPRGGNTVKDPVSLTLPANVVKGSARATISVLGDIMGMALQNLDRLVQMPSGCGEQNMVLFAPIIYVLQYLEKTGQLTPEIRDRATGFLRSGYQRQLLYKHSHGAYSAFGERDREGNTWLTAFVVKSFGQAKKSIFIDDKNIQDALKWLELHQLPSGCFTNKGRLFHSSMKGGVNDEISLGAYITAALLELGQPLKGSMVQPALRCLIHAIHNVTNIYTEAVLAYAFALAGDYEVTQELLYKLDEQAIRSGGQIHWSPKPSSPAATDFWPGTQSVDVELTAYVLLAYVSKPRINAEDMATAAGIVAWLARQQNARGGFASTQDTVVALQALAKYAAWTFSTLAQVTVTVKSQGSFERKFQVTHKNRLLLQQAVLTEIPREFSVQAQGSGCVYAQTVLRYNEPPPRVSVTFSLRVTTQLIDCATGNVRFLTVFIHVSYIGSRVTSNMVIVEISLLSGFSLASGSRTSLQQRPLIRKMEVKIDAIFIYLEKLSDESQTFVLQLEQEIEVKGLKPASIKVYDYYQPEERALADYNAACS is encoded by the exons TACTCTGTGATAGAACTCCAG GACCCCAACAGTAACCGGATTGGTCAATGGCTCGATGTGCGGCCGAGGCAGGGCATTGTGGATCTATCCTTCCAGTTAGCTGAtgaaccttccctggggacttaCACCATCGATGTGGCCAGCACAAAAGCTTCCAGTACCTTTAGGGTTGAGGAATATG TGCTGCCAAAATTCGAGGTTTTCTTTGAGGGGCCAATTCAGATTTACGCATTGGATAAAACCTTCCCGCTCCGTGTGTGCGGCAG GTACACCTATGGGAGAGCAGTGCAGGGCACCATCTGGGTGACCCTGTGCCAGAAAGCTTGGCAGTACAAGCAGCCTCCAAGACACTTTGGCACAGATATCTGTGAAGAGTACAGTGGCCAG ACCACCAGCAGGGGCTGCTTCTCCACTTCTGTGAGCATGGCAGTCTTTAACCTCACCTCCTCCGAGTATGACAGCAAGCTCAGTGCAGAGGCCTTTCTGGTAGAAAACAGCACAG GGGTGCAAATCAATGCCTCTAGCCAATTTCTCATCTCCAGGACAGCGGTGACTGCCACATTTGAGGAGCTGGATGATTACTACATCCCTGGAGTCCCCTACAGAGGGAAG ATTAAGCTACAGGATCATTGTGGGGATATTATGAAAAGCACAAAAGTTTACCTCATGATAAGCTACATGGGGCGACGGTTTAACAAAACATACATTACGGATGGCACTGGAAGAGCTTCATTCAACATGGACACAATTGCCTGGAATAGCTCGTCGGTCTCTTTGGAG GGAAGATTCAATTTGGAGGATCTGGTGCAGGAACCTGGGAAGATTAACATTGATTATGTGAACACTTACCAGTACCTGCAGCCATTCCATGTCACAACCAAGAGCTTTCTGAAGATACACCCGCTGCCGGGAATGCTGCCCTGTGGGCTGCAGCAGAATGTCCAGGTTACATTTGCCCTCAGCCGGAAGGACCTGGGAGAAGGAGCCAGCCGCATGGATTTCGCCTACTAT GTCACTGGGAAAGCTGGGATTGTCATTAGGGGCCAGAAGAACATACGGATTGGGAAACTGAGCA CACTGAAAGGCTCCTTCTCCATCCCTTTGACCTTCACCTCTAACGTCGCACCCGCCCCTTCATTAGTGGTGTACGCCATCTTCCCTAGCAAAGGGGTGGCAGCTGACAGCATCCAGTTTGATGTTGCCATGTGCTTCAAAAACCAG GTGAAGATGGGCTTCTCAGCTAAAGAAACTCTCCCAGGATCGACAGTCCAGCTCCATCTTCAGGCGGCTTCTGGCTCAGTGTGTGCAGTCTGGGCAGTGGACAAGAGCATGCTCCTTATGAGGCCAGAGAAAGAGCTGACCAACCAAACA GTCTATGAGTTATTCCCTTTCATACACCGCCATGGGTACCCCCACCAAGTTGAGGAATACCCAGATCTATGTGTGCGACTTCCACCTTTATTACCACTGGTGTCACAGAGACCTTGGTATCCCTATCAGCCGGATGTCTTTAACCTCTTCAGG AGCGTAGGCCTGAAAATCTTTTCCAACCTCATGATAAAGAAGCCAACTCAGTGCTATTATCCCATAGACAAGAGGCCGACAGCACCCTCACTAAGGCCCATCGGCAACCTGG AGGCTCCTCCAGAATCCACTATCCCAGGGAGAGTTCGCCAGTATTTCCCTAAAACCTGGCTCTGGGATTTGATCTCTGTCGG TCGTACTGGACACAGGGACGTCCCAGTCACAGTGCCTGACACTATCACCGAGTGGAAAGCTGGGATGTTCTGCATGGCCAGGCTGGGCTTTGGACTCGCCCCAACCACGAGCCTTGTGACATTCCAGCCCTTCTTTGTGGATGTGACGCTGCCATATTCTGTGGTCCGGGAAGAGACCTTCACTCTAAAGGCCACCGTCTTCAACTATCTGCAGCAGTGCATCCAG ATCCAAGTGTCCCTGGCTAAATCCCCAGACTTCCAGCTGGAGCTATGCAGGAGCTGCAGGTACATCCACTGCCTGTGTGCAGAAGAATCCAGAACCTTCTCATGGAGCGTGACAGCCACAACATTGG GGGTGGTGAATATAACGGTCAGCACAGTGGTGATGAACAACACGCCACAGTGTGGAGGCAGGAGGACCTTCCCCCGAGCAATGCCACGGAAGGATACACTGGTCAAACCCCTGCTAGTCCAG CCGGAGGGAGTGCTCATGGAGAAGGCTCACAGCTGCCTGCTGTGCCCTAGAGGAG GAAATACAGTCAAAGACCCTGTGTCCCTCACTCTCCCTGCTAATGTAGTGAAAGGATCAGCCAGAGCTACCATCTCTGTCTTGG gTGACATCATGGGGATGGCACTGCAGAATCTGGACCGGCTGGTGCAGATGCCCAGTGGCTGTGGGGAGCAGAACATGGTGCTGTTTGCCCCCATCATCTACGTGCTGCAGTATCTGGAGAAGACGGGGCAGCTGACCCCGGAGATCAGGGACAGGGCAACGGGATTCCTGCGCAGCG GGTACCAGAGGCAGCTCCTGTATAAGCACAGCCATGGTGCTTATAGTGCCTTTGGGGAGCGTGACAGAGAGGGGAACACGTG GCTGACGGCATTTGTGGTTAAGAGTTTTGGACAAGCCAAAAAATCCATCTTCATAGATGACAAGAACATTCAAGATGCCCTGAAATGGCTGGAGCTTCACCAGCTTCCCAGTGGCTGCTTTACCAACAAAGGGAGGCTCTTCCACTCTTCCATGAAG GGTGGTGTGAATGATGAGATCTCTCTGGGGGCCTACATCACTGCAGCACTGCTGGAGCTGGGGCAGCCACTGAAG GGCAGCATGGTGCAGCCTGCCTTACGTTGCCTCATTCACGCCATTCACAATGTCACCAACATTTACACGGAAGCTGTGTTGGCCTATGCCTTTGCCCTGGCCGGGGACTATGAGGTGACTCAGGAGCTGCTGTACAAGCTGGATGAACAGGCCATCAGATCAG GAGGCCAAATCCACTGGAGCCCCAAGCCCAGCTCCCCGGCTGCCACAGAtttctggcctgggactcagtCAGTGGATGTTGAGCTGACAGCCTATGTGCTCCTGGCTTACGTCTCCAAACCACGCATAAATGCAGAGGACATGGCCACTGCTGCCGGCATTGTGGCCTGGCTGGCCCGGCAGCAGAATGCCCGCGGAGGATTTGCTTCCACGCAG GACACAGTGGTCGCACTGCAGGCCCTGGCTAAGTATGCAGCCTGGACGTTTAGCACATTGGCACAGGTGACAGTGACGGTGAAGTCTCAAGGGAGCTTTGAGAGGAAGTTCCAAGTCACTCACAAGAaccggctgctgctgcagcaagcAGTGCTGACGGAAATCCCCAGGGAGTTCTCGGTGCAGGCCCAGGGCAGCGGCTGCGTCTATGCCCAG ACAGTGCTGAGATACAACGAGCCTCCTCCACGAGTCTCCGTGACCTTCTCTCTGCGCGTCACCACTCAGCTGATCGACTGCGCCACAGGCAATGTACGCTTCCTCACTGTCTTCATCCACGTCAG CTACATCGGGAGCAGAGTCACTTCCAACATGGTGATTGTGGAGATCTCTCTGCTGTCTGGATTCAGTCTGGCTTCGGGCTCCCGCACATCG CTGCAGCAGAGACCCCTCATTAGGAAAATGGAGGTGAAAATTGATGCAATCTTCATTTATCTCGAGAAG TTGAGCGATGAGTCACAGACTTTTGTCCTGCAACTGGAACAAGAGATTGAGGTGAAGGGCCTGAAACCAGCCAGCATCAAAGTCTATGACTACTACCAGCCAG AGGAGCGAGCCCTGGCTGACTATAATGCTGCCTGCAGCTGA